One region of Parambassis ranga chromosome 12, fParRan2.1, whole genome shotgun sequence genomic DNA includes:
- the LOC114443843 gene encoding alpha-synuclein-like: MDALMKGFSKAKDGVVAAAEKTKQGVTGAAELTKDGVMFVGTKTKDGVTTVAGKTVSGVSQVGGAMVTGVTAVAQKTVEGAGNIAAATGLVKKDPAKQSNDASPVQTLAESPVDTDPADATEEDSDD, translated from the exons ATGGACGCGTTAATGAAGGGTTTCTCTAAAGCCAAGGATGGGGTCGTGGCAGCGGCGGAGAAAACCAAGCAGGGAGTGACTGGAGCAGCTGAGCTGACGAAGGATGGTGTTATGTTTGTCG GTACTAAAACCAAGGATGGAGTCACAACAG ttGCAGGTAAAACTGTGTCTGGCGTGTCTCAGGTGGGTGGAGCCATGGTTACCGGGGTTACCGCCGTGGCCCAGAAAACTGTGGAAGGTGCGGGCAACATTGCTGCTGCCACTGGATTGGTCAAGAAGGACCCAGCCAAACAA AGCAATGACGCCTCACCAGTACAGACCTTGGCAGAATCACCTGTTGATACTGACCCTGCTGACGCTACAGAG gaggACTCTGATGACTGA
- the nop14 gene encoding nucleolar protein 14, with the protein MGKAPKKKSVSDKVRKTKTSTVIKNNPFEVKINRKKFDILGRKTKHDVGLPGVSRSKAINKRKETLLKEYKQKNKSNKFIDRRFGEYDTKMAPEDKILQRFAMERQHGHDKKDVYNLNEEEELTHYGQSLAEMEKFNDIAHSDDESEDKGLLSAELTASHFGGGGGLLRKKTSGDQQQDEDGSQRAKSRQELIEELIHKSKQEKRERQVQKEEAQELTEKLDQEWKNIQALMVKKMPKAECAEVQPDKPKLDAYDMMVRELGFEMKAQPSEKMKTPEELAKEEREKLQKLEADRLRRMMGEEGEQSAQSQIHMSADDLNDGFILDKHDKMTLSYQDGKWNIEEESEEDKDEDENEEESGDEQESDAEEEDAEEEEDGEEDREEEEGSSEEEEEEEEEEDGHSDLDSEQESENEEDEEAGAKPKKSLTKEELKAQQEAAKAELPYTFAVPESYSDLKVLLHGHTPDNQRLIVARTQKSNHPSLAVGNKLKLQKLFEFLLEYVGELATRSPPELITIDKLIPELYALCQMFPAAACQVMQRIFGDAGHSVEEVLEVKGHAAFPTLDMLVYLKVTSLLFPTSDFRHPVTTPALLYISQTLTKCPVRSLQDLTAGLFLCCVAVEYISFSKRFLPELINFLAGTLHLAVRDKASLGYTVVPPFRPSGKQSDLLVLSASESCKTWSKKNLPLSSTQHLELKLDLDRDEHRLTCLSTCLDLVKRCCLLYQDLPSFTHIFQPIRTLLSKHLSTQTLPQLLQELHSEILEILSRAPVTHSPLVFEKKKPIPLKLLTPKIVEVLDYGKKRGSSREEREKERLKHKYKKEFKGALREIRKDSRFLAREKLNEVMNRDAERKRKVKELLGSLGTQEGEWKALKRRKKK; encoded by the exons atggGGAAGGCACCGAAGAAGAAGAGCGTTTCTGATAAGGTCCGCAAGACCAAAACCTCCACTGTGATCAAAAACAACCCGTTCGAGGTGAAAATCAACAGAAAGAAATTTGATATTCTTGGGAGGAAAACCAAGCATGATGTAGGTCTGCCCGGTGTGTCTCGATCCAAGGCCATTAATAAG AGAAAAGAGACACTCCTGAAGGAATACAAGCAGAAGAACAAGTCCAACAAATTCATTGACAGACGGTTTGGAGAGTATGACACcaagatggcaccagaggacaaAATCCTGCAGAGGTTTGCGATGGAGAGGCAG CATGGCCATGATAAGAAGGATGTGTACAACCTGAACGAGGAAGAAGAGCTGACTCACTACGGGCAGTCGTTGGCTGAGATGGAAAAGTTCAACGACATCGCGCACAGCGATGATGAATCAGAAGACAAAGGTCTTCTGTCAG CTGAGCTGACTGCCTCCCACTTCGGAGGAGGAGGCGGCCTCCTCAGGAAGAAAACATCAGGGGACCAACAGCAGGATGAGGACGGAAGCCAGAGAGCCAAGTCCAGGCAGGAGCTCATTGAAGAGCTCATTCATAAGTCCAAGCAGGAGAAG AGGGAACGACAGGTGCAGAAAGAGGAGGCGCAGGAGCTGACGGAGAAGCTGGATCAGGAGTGGAAGAACATTCAGGCTCTGATGGTGAAAAAGATGCCCAAAGCCGAGTGTGCCGAGGTTCAACCAGACAAACCCAAA CTCGATGCGTATGACATGATGGTCAGAGAGCTCGGCTTTGAGATGAAGGCTCAGCCCTCGGAGAAAATGAAAACTCCAGAGGAGCTCgccaaagaggagagagagaagctgcagaaactAGAG GCTGACCGTCtgaggaggatgatgggagAAGAAGGCGAGCAGAGCGCACAGAGTCAGATCCACATGTCTGCTGATGACCTCAATGACGGCTTCATCCTGGACAAACATGACAAGATGACTCTTTCTTATCAG GACGGGAAATGGAACATTGAAGAGGAGtcagaagaagacaaagatgaagatgaaaatgAGGAAGAGAGTGGAGATGAACAGGAGTCtgatgcagaggaggaagatgcagaagaggaagaggatggtgaggaggacagagaggaggaagagggcagcagtgaagaagaagaagaagaagaagaagaagaagatggccACTCAGACCTGGACTCTGAGCAAGAAAGCGAGAatgaggaggacgaagaggccGGTGCCAAACCGAAGAAGAGTCTGACCAAAGAGGAGCTGAAGGCCCAGCAGGAGGCAGCCAAAGCAGAGCTCCCTTACACCTTTGCTG TTCCGGAGAGCTACAGCGACCTGAAAGTTCTGCTCCATGGTCACACGCCTGACAACCAGCGCCTCATTGTGGCCAGGACCCAGAAGAGCAACCACCCTAGTCTGGCTGTAGGGAATAAGCTCAAACTGCAG AAACTTTTTGAATTTCTGTTGGAGTATGTTGGAGAACTGGCCACCAGGAGTCCACCCGAACTGATCACCATAGATAAACTCATCCC TGAGTTGTACGCTCTCTGCCAGAtgtttccagcagcagcctgtcaggTCATGCAGCGCATCTTTGGAGATGCTGGTCACAGCGTGGAGGAGGTTCTTGAGGTCAAAGGGCATGCAGCGTTCCCCACATTAGACATG ctCGTCTACCTGAAAGTGACGTCACTGCTGTTTCCCACCTCAGACTTCAGACACCCAGTTACAACTCCGGCACTACTCTACATCAGTCAGACTCTCACAAAG tgtcCGGTGAGGTCGTTACAGGACCTCACAGCAGGTTTATTCCTGTGCTGTGTGGCCGTGGAGTACATCTCCTTTTCAAAGCGCTTCCTGCCCGAGCTCATCAACTTCCTGGCTGGAACGTTACACCTGGCAGTGCGGGACAAGGCTTCGTTAG GTTACACCGTGGTGCCACCATTCAGGCCATCAGGGAAACAGAGTGATCTGTTGGTGCTGTCAGCCTCAGAATCCTGCAAGACCTGGAGCAAGAAGAACCTGCCGCTGTCTTCTACACAACACCTGGAGCTGAAACTGGACCTCGACAGGGACGAGCACAG ATTAACATGTTTGTCAACCTGCCTGGACTTGGTGAAGAGATGCTGCCTGCTCTATCAAGACCTCCCgtctttcacacacattttccagcCAATCCGAACGCTGCTTTCTAAACATCTTTCCACGCAAACATTGCCACAGCTTTTGCAG gaGCTTCACAGTGAGATCCTGGAGATCCTCAGCAGAGCTCCTGTGACTCACAGCCCGCTGGTTTTTGAGAAGAAAAAGCCGATTCCTCTGAAGCTGCTCACACCCAAGATCGTTGAAGT GTTGGACTATGGGAAGAAacgtggcagcagcagagaggagagggagaaggagcgACTGAAGCACAAGTACAAGAAGGAATTCAAGGGCGCTCTGAGAGAGATCAGGAAGGATTCACGCTTCCTGGCCAGAGAGAAGCTCAACGAGGTCATGAACAG GGatgcagaaagaaagaggaaagtgAAAGAGCTCCTGGGAAGCCTGGGCACTCAGGAGGGCGAGTGGAAAgccctgaagaggaggaagaagaagtga